Proteins encoded by one window of Scatophagus argus isolate fScaArg1 chromosome 4, fScaArg1.pri, whole genome shotgun sequence:
- the cmklr1 gene encoding chemokine-like receptor 1 translates to MESLDDYDYNLDYNYTEENLTVIEETVFKPKSTCLKEAFCVSLVVVSAVIFLLGFCGNALVIWISGFKMKRTVNTTWYLSLAISDFVFCAFLPFSITNMVMEQWVFGRFMCKFASSIMFLNMFSSIFLLVIISVDRFVSVVFPVWAQNHRTINKASVIVSLAWLLAVALSIPSLVFRDVGSHLGRTICFNNYTLNQHSHKIVALSRLIAGFIVPFIIIMICYSVIILKLQTNRMTKSSKPFKVMTALVAAFFICWLPYHVFVLLELNHQNYDHSVLITGLKVGTSMAAANSFLNPVLYVFMGNDFKQKFKNSVLSKMENAMADEGRTISRYLSRSSSVDGRASTHI, encoded by the coding sequence ATGGAGAGTTTAGATGATTATGACTATAATCTGGACTACAACTACACAGAAGAAAATTTGACTGTAATTGAGGAGACAGTTTTTAAGCCCAAGTCGACGTGTTTAAAGGAagctttctgtgtttctttagTCGTGGTcagtgctgtcatttttctgctgGGCTTCTGTGGAAACGCTTTGGTCATCTGGATTTCAGGCTTCAAAATGAAGAGGACGGTCAACACTACCTGGTACCTGAGCCTTGCAATATCTGACTTTGTATTCTGCGCCTTCCTCCCCTTCAGCATCACCAACATGGTGATGGAGCAGTGGGTTTTTGGCCGCTTCATGTGCAAATTCGCCTCCTCAATTATGTTTCTCAACATGTTCAGCAGCATCTTCCTCCTGGTCATCATCAGTGTTGACCGCTTTGTGTCAGTCGTGTTTCCGGTTTGGGCTCAGAACCATCGCACTATTAACAAGGCGTCCGTTATTGTTTCCCTGGCTTGGCTTCTCGCAGTCGCACTGAGCATTCCCTCCTTGGTCTTTCGGGACGTTGGCAGTCACCTGGGTAGGACCATTTGCTTCAACAATTATACATTAAACCAACACAGTCACAAGATAGTTGCACTGAGCCGACTCATTGCAGGGTTTATTGTCCCTTTCATTATCATCATGATTTGCTATTCTGTCATCATCCTCAAACTTCAGACCAATCGGATGACAAAATCCTCCAAACCTTTCAAAGTCATGACTGCACTGGTCGCCGCTTTCTTCATCTGCTGGCTGCCGTACCACGTGTTCGTCCTACTTGAGCTGAACCACCAAAACTACGACCACAGTGTTTTAATCACCGGGCTTAAAGTGGGCACTTCTATGGCAGCGGCAAACAGCTTCCTTAACCCagtgttgtatgtttttatggGCAATGACTTCAAACAGAAGTTCAAGAACTCTGTGCTCTCAAAGATGGAGAACGCGATGGCAGACGAAGGCCGCACCATCAGCCGCTACCTGTCCAGGTCCAGCTCTGTGGATGGCAGAGCTTCTACACATATCTAG